From a region of the Maridesulfovibrio ferrireducens genome:
- a CDS encoding ABC transporter ATP-binding protein: protein MSNILYKLSGVTQCYSDKTVLNLDDFTVSKGAIIGLAGHNGSGKSTLMRILAFLESPVSGEIIFDGKKIETADIQLRRKVTLLTQEPYLLKRTVAGNVAYGLELRGATHIESKVRESLSLVGLEPDIFMSRQWYELSGGEAQRVALAARLAINPMVLLLDEPTASLDRESTLLIHEAAVKVREKYGTTLVIVSHDYLWLEDVADKIITFSQGKIKN, encoded by the coding sequence ATGAGTAATATTCTGTACAAACTCTCCGGTGTAACTCAGTGTTATAGTGATAAGACCGTCCTTAATCTTGATGACTTTACTGTTTCGAAAGGGGCAATCATTGGTCTTGCCGGGCATAACGGCAGCGGCAAAAGTACCCTTATGCGTATTTTAGCTTTTCTTGAGAGCCCAGTCTCGGGTGAAATTATATTTGACGGCAAAAAGATTGAAACTGCGGACATTCAGCTTCGCCGGAAAGTAACTTTGCTGACTCAGGAACCTTATCTGTTAAAAAGAACTGTTGCCGGAAATGTTGCTTATGGGCTTGAACTTAGAGGCGCAACCCATATTGAAAGTAAGGTCCGTGAATCTTTAAGCCTTGTGGGACTTGAGCCGGATATTTTTATGTCTCGTCAATGGTATGAACTTTCGGGCGGTGAAGCGCAAAGAGTTGCCTTGGCAGCGAGGCTTGCAATCAATCCTATGGTTCTGCTTCTTGATGAACCCACAGCCAGTCTAGATAGAGAAAGCACGCTTTTGATACACGAAGCCGCTGTGAAGGTTCGCGAAAAATACGGAACAACGCTTGTTATTGTCAGTCATGATTATCTTTGGCTTGAAGATGTCGCCGATAAAATTATTACTTTCTCTCAGGGTAAAATTAAAAATTAG
- a CDS encoding UPF0280 family protein, with protein MTRKKHIGHARDYRKNVTPSTEETSFQVVVEQTDLFVIAQKNLSSEVAAIIHEVRSVIKAHIFLNPQFGTSLTPVAVPKDADPIITAMAHATALCGVGPMAAVAGAVAQEVATRLQPISENIIVENGGDIFMNSTVPRRVALLSDPESGSKIGLIIKSDEFPVSICSSSGTIGHSLSLGSGDLVTVRSQDGRFADAAATALANLLKSPADVALVIEKARTLSESLTKSGAEFGLDGVFVQYDSKIGAWGNIELIAL; from the coding sequence TTGACCAGAAAAAAGCACATCGGCCATGCTAGAGATTACAGAAAAAATGTAACTCCTTCTACTGAGGAAACATCGTTTCAAGTAGTAGTTGAACAGACAGACCTTTTTGTCATTGCTCAAAAAAATCTCAGTTCTGAAGTCGCTGCGATTATCCATGAAGTTCGTTCCGTGATTAAGGCTCACATCTTCCTGAATCCACAGTTCGGAACAAGCCTGACTCCTGTGGCTGTCCCGAAGGACGCGGACCCGATAATAACAGCCATGGCACATGCTACAGCTCTTTGCGGAGTCGGACCAATGGCAGCTGTTGCCGGGGCTGTTGCTCAGGAAGTAGCAACACGGCTGCAACCGATAAGTGAAAATATTATTGTAGAGAACGGAGGGGACATATTCATGAACTCAACAGTTCCCCGCAGAGTTGCTCTGCTTTCCGATCCTGAATCCGGTTCTAAAATAGGCTTAATTATCAAGTCAGATGAATTTCCAGTATCAATCTGCTCGTCGTCCGGAACAATAGGCCACTCTTTAAGCCTTGGCAGCGGTGATCTTGTCACAGTCCGATCTCAGGACGGCCGGTTTGCAGACGCAGCAGCCACAGCCCTTGCCAATCTACTCAAATCCCCTGCTGACGTTGCTCTCGTCATAGAAAAAGCCCGGACCTTGTCAGAAAGTTTGACAAAATCCGGGGCTGAGTTCGGTCTGGATGGAGTTTTCGTGCAATACGATTCTAAAATAGGAGCATGGGGGAATATAGAACTAATTGCCCTGTAA
- a CDS encoding MTH1187 family thiamine-binding protein has protein sequence MSVLVELTIFPTDKGVSVSPYVARVVEIIRASGLSCQLGPMGTSIEGEWDDIMAAITKCYRELATDCDRIYIVMTADCRRGAVNRLQGKVESVESKL, from the coding sequence ATGAGTGTTTTAGTAGAATTGACAATCTTTCCAACCGATAAGGGCGTAAGTGTCAGCCCTTATGTTGCGCGGGTTGTTGAAATTATTCGTGCAAGCGGTTTATCCTGCCAGCTTGGTCCGATGGGGACCAGTATCGAAGGAGAGTGGGATGACATTATGGCCGCTATTACAAAGTGTTACCGCGAACTGGCAACAGATTGTGACCGCATCTATATAGTTATGACGGCTGATTGCCGCAGAGGGGCTGTCAATAGATTGCAAGGCAAGGTTGAATCTGTCGAGTCTAAGTTGTAG
- a CDS encoding substrate-binding domain-containing protein, which translates to MKKINVMLLTFALVALLVSPGLVKAEEVLMMATTTSTDNTGLLDELAPKFQKDTGIELRWTAVGTGKALKMGENCDVDVLLVHAPAAEQKYVDSGALKDRKEVMYNDFVIIGPASDPAGVKGLSVVDAMKTIASKKAAFVSRGDNSGTNKKEISLWKTAGMAVPDKDAWYVQTGQGMIKSINIAEERDGYIMTDRGTYIKYEANKNGNPELKVLVEGDKTLFNQYSVLAVNPEKCKNAKYALATKFSNWLTSSKAQKDIADFKLLGKKLFIPNAK; encoded by the coding sequence ATGAAAAAAATTAATGTGATGCTGTTAACGTTTGCGCTTGTTGCACTGCTTGTTTCACCTGGACTGGTTAAAGCAGAAGAAGTTTTAATGATGGCTACAACTACCAGTACTGATAATACAGGTTTGCTTGATGAGCTTGCTCCTAAATTTCAGAAAGACACCGGAATTGAATTACGCTGGACCGCTGTCGGTACAGGCAAGGCTCTCAAAATGGGCGAAAATTGTGATGTTGACGTTCTTTTGGTTCACGCTCCTGCTGCGGAACAAAAGTATGTTGATTCCGGCGCACTCAAAGATCGTAAAGAAGTTATGTATAATGACTTTGTTATCATCGGGCCGGCTTCCGATCCTGCAGGAGTTAAAGGTCTTTCAGTTGTCGATGCTATGAAGACAATTGCTTCCAAGAAAGCTGCATTCGTAAGCCGCGGTGACAACTCCGGAACCAACAAAAAAGAAATCTCTCTTTGGAAAACAGCTGGAATGGCTGTTCCTGATAAAGACGCATGGTATGTTCAGACCGGACAGGGCATGATCAAAAGTATCAACATTGCCGAAGAACGCGATGGATATATTATGACTGACCGTGGAACCTATATTAAATATGAAGCCAACAAGAACGGTAATCCTGAGCTTAAAGTCCTGGTTGAAGGTGATAAGACTCTGTTTAACCAGTACAGCGTTCTTGCTGTAAATCCTGAAAAGTGCAAAAATGCTAAGTATGCACTCGCAACTAAATTCTCCAACTGGCTTACTTCTTCTAAAGCTCAGAAGGATATTGCCGATTTCAAACTTCTCGGTAAAAAACTGTTCATTCCTAACGCAAAATAG
- the moaA gene encoding GTP 3',8-cyclase MoaA: MTLIDKLGRTVSYLRLSVTDRCNLRCKYCVTKDFTFTPHPNILRYEEMLRLIDLAASLNISKLRLTGGEPFVRRGFMDFISSIQNNHSEMDLRITTNGTLVEQHVKDLKKIGIKRLNISLDTLNRQTFQDITGSDYLNEVLNSISACLSAGIRVKINAVAMKGINDHELKSFIEFTKENPVDFRFIEFMPMGEDTRWSNERFWGADEILTQAQQFAELNLIKRTADNRGPAQMYSIKGGKGRLGLISPVSSHFCGTCNRLRITSDGYLRTCLFSDKTYRLREIMRNPKLNDESLKRVLVAATRDKPLGYDLLQARRGSEGVCGTQMSAIGG; the protein is encoded by the coding sequence ATGACATTAATTGACAAGCTCGGAAGGACTGTCAGCTATCTCAGACTTAGCGTGACTGACCGATGCAATCTAAGATGTAAATATTGCGTCACCAAAGACTTCACTTTCACACCGCATCCCAACATCTTGCGATATGAAGAAATGCTCAGACTGATTGATCTGGCAGCCTCTCTAAACATTTCAAAACTCCGGTTGACCGGTGGAGAACCATTCGTTCGCCGCGGTTTCATGGATTTTATTTCATCTATTCAAAACAATCATTCAGAGATGGATCTACGGATTACGACCAACGGCACACTAGTCGAACAACATGTAAAGGATCTCAAAAAGATCGGCATCAAAAGACTGAACATTTCATTGGACACTCTGAACCGCCAGACATTTCAAGACATCACAGGATCTGACTACCTAAACGAAGTTCTGAATTCTATTTCCGCATGCCTTTCAGCCGGAATACGCGTTAAAATAAATGCAGTAGCCATGAAAGGTATTAATGATCATGAACTGAAATCATTCATAGAATTCACGAAAGAAAATCCCGTTGATTTCCGGTTTATAGAATTTATGCCCATGGGCGAAGATACAAGATGGTCGAATGAAAGATTTTGGGGAGCTGATGAAATTCTCACGCAGGCACAACAATTTGCCGAATTGAACCTGATTAAAAGAACCGCTGATAACCGGGGACCAGCTCAAATGTATTCCATTAAAGGCGGTAAAGGACGATTGGGATTAATTTCTCCCGTCAGTTCCCATTTTTGCGGAACATGCAATAGACTTCGCATTACCTCCGACGGATATCTCAGAACCTGTCTATTTTCCGACAAAACCTACCGACTCCGTGAAATCATGAGAAATCCAAAATTGAATGATGAGTCTCTAAAACGAGTACTTGTAGCAGCTACACGAGATAAACCTCTCGGGTATGATCTTCTACAAGCCAGAAGAGGAAGTGAAGGCGTATGCGGCACACAAATGTCAGCCATCGGCGGTTAG
- the fdhD gene encoding formate dehydrogenase accessory sulfurtransferase FdhD: MVKDSHNFTVKEYSNNSFRDKEIKSILEIPLTINLNGREVVTLLTTAKYPKYLAIGFLKSDAYISTRDQVTDIKITERNDRIIADVTTNNDPWEGRVLEYSITSGCGKGTNFGRNVSTISKKTIHSDLKVTPEQILHHARTLHERSTLYGKTRGCHNSSLCTPTDMLYFREDIGRHNAIDMIVGQCFFEEVPTNGKIIVSTGRVASEILLKAVRIGVPILASTAVATSFSVELARKIGITLIGNISDTGFWVYNDQGRIEGL, translated from the coding sequence ATGGTCAAAGACAGTCATAATTTTACGGTTAAAGAATATTCCAATAACTCTTTTCGAGATAAAGAAATTAAAAGTATTCTTGAAATTCCGTTAACCATTAATCTTAATGGTCGAGAAGTAGTTACGCTGCTCACCACGGCTAAGTACCCAAAATACCTAGCAATAGGATTCTTGAAGTCCGACGCATACATTTCCACGCGGGATCAAGTTACAGACATTAAAATTACAGAACGCAATGACAGAATAATTGCGGACGTAACAACAAATAATGATCCATGGGAAGGGCGCGTTCTCGAATATTCAATAACTTCCGGCTGCGGAAAAGGGACAAACTTCGGACGAAACGTTTCCACCATTTCTAAAAAGACTATACATTCCGACCTGAAGGTTACACCTGAGCAAATCCTGCATCATGCCCGCACACTGCATGAAAGATCTACACTCTACGGAAAGACCCGAGGATGCCATAACTCCTCCCTTTGTACGCCGACTGATATGCTTTATTTCAGAGAAGATATCGGCAGACACAATGCAATTGATATGATTGTCGGTCAGTGTTTTTTTGAAGAAGTTCCTACCAACGGTAAAATCATTGTTTCTACAGGAAGAGTTGCTTCTGAGATCCTGCTTAAGGCTGTCCGCATCGGTGTTCCAATTTTGGCTTCTACAGCAGTCGCCACAAGTTTTTCCGTTGAACTGGCAAGAAAAATCGGCATCACTTTAATAGGAAACATCAGTGATACCGGATTCTGGGTTTACAATGATCAAGGCAGAATTGAAGGGCTTTGA
- a CDS encoding glycogen/starch/alpha-glucan phosphorylase, which yields MTKRRFTLKKKNDRKSLAADICDHVVFSLSKEVDNATEHDIGKALALSMRDRLVERMMMTRDRFREAKAKRMYYFSIEYLLGRCLGNTLCNMELLSECEEMFKDIGYDLDEVRESERDPALGNGGLGRLAACFLDSLATLDMPGCGYGIHYEYGLFRQSIQDGCQKELADYWMADGMPMEIARPDQAVMIPLYGRVENSILPNGEYLPMWMDWEDIIGVPYDIPIVGYGGKTVNYLRLFAARASQSFDMEIFNHGDYIRAVQRKIESEMVTKVLYPSESVSFGKELRLVQEYFLVACGLRDITRRFSAQNKNFEEFADYVVIQLNDTHPALTVVELMRYLVDEKRIKWGTAWEITQATCAYTNHTLLPEALECWSVDLLEKVLPRHLQLIYEINSRFLDGVKKKYADDVEKIRRMSLFEEDGKKEVRMANLAVIGSHSVNGVSELHSDLVKRRLFPDFYEMNPEKFNNKTNGVTPRRWLLKSNPPLAQLLTDSVGKKWITDLSELKKIEKYATDTEFRKKFIAAKRKNKIVLSDFIRSTLDIKVSPDSIFDIHAKRIHEYKRQLLNVLHIIHMYLEMIDHGREPFCARTFIFAGKAAPGYWEAKQIIKLIHSVGEVINKDKRTKGLIKVAFTPDYRVSLAEKIIPACDLSEQISTAGTEASGTGNMKFAMNGALTIGTLDGANVEMREEVGAENFYLFGLRQEEVENLLVTGSYHPRGIYEKSPEVRQVLDALRSNRFSPKDPGMFSWIVDKLLMDNEQYLHLADFVEYIETQKIVDREYADPALWNKKAILNTARMGKFSTDRTMREYARDIWNIKALKDLE from the coding sequence ATGACAAAACGCAGATTTACTTTGAAAAAGAAAAATGATCGCAAAAGTCTTGCCGCTGATATCTGTGACCACGTTGTTTTTTCGCTCAGCAAGGAAGTGGATAATGCCACAGAGCATGATATCGGTAAGGCTTTGGCATTATCAATGCGGGATCGTCTTGTTGAAAGAATGATGATGACTCGTGACAGGTTCCGCGAGGCTAAAGCCAAGCGTATGTACTATTTTTCTATAGAATATCTGCTTGGTCGTTGCCTTGGTAACACCTTGTGCAACATGGAGCTTCTTTCAGAGTGTGAGGAGATGTTTAAGGATATCGGGTATGATCTTGACGAAGTCCGCGAGAGCGAGCGCGATCCGGCGCTTGGAAACGGTGGTCTGGGAAGATTAGCAGCCTGTTTTTTAGATTCATTGGCAACTCTTGATATGCCCGGATGCGGTTACGGTATTCATTATGAGTATGGTCTTTTCAGGCAGTCCATTCAGGACGGTTGCCAGAAAGAATTGGCTGACTACTGGATGGCAGACGGTATGCCGATGGAGATAGCCCGCCCTGATCAGGCTGTGATGATTCCTTTATACGGTAGGGTTGAAAACAGTATTTTGCCTAATGGTGAGTATCTGCCCATGTGGATGGACTGGGAAGATATTATAGGTGTCCCATATGATATTCCAATCGTAGGTTATGGCGGAAAAACAGTAAATTATCTCAGACTGTTCGCCGCACGAGCTTCTCAAAGCTTTGATATGGAAATTTTTAATCACGGGGATTACATCCGGGCTGTTCAGCGAAAAATTGAATCTGAGATGGTTACGAAAGTTTTGTATCCCAGCGAATCAGTCTCTTTCGGTAAAGAATTGCGCCTTGTTCAGGAATATTTTCTAGTGGCTTGCGGTTTGAGGGACATCACACGCAGGTTCTCAGCTCAAAACAAAAATTTTGAAGAATTTGCTGACTACGTAGTCATCCAGCTTAACGATACTCACCCGGCGTTAACCGTTGTCGAGTTGATGCGGTATCTTGTGGATGAAAAAAGAATCAAATGGGGAACAGCCTGGGAGATTACACAGGCGACCTGTGCGTATACGAATCATACTTTATTGCCGGAAGCTCTTGAGTGCTGGTCGGTTGATCTGCTTGAAAAGGTTCTTCCGCGTCATTTGCAGCTCATATATGAAATTAACAGCCGTTTTCTGGACGGTGTTAAGAAGAAGTATGCGGATGATGTTGAGAAAATCAGGCGCATGTCACTCTTTGAAGAAGACGGTAAGAAAGAAGTCCGTATGGCCAATCTTGCTGTTATCGGCTCGCATTCAGTTAACGGGGTTTCTGAACTACATTCAGATTTAGTAAAGCGCAGGCTTTTCCCTGATTTTTATGAAATGAACCCTGAGAAATTCAATAATAAAACAAACGGGGTAACTCCTCGACGCTGGCTGCTTAAATCCAATCCACCCCTTGCTCAGTTATTAACTGATTCTGTAGGTAAAAAGTGGATTACTGATCTAAGTGAACTTAAGAAAATTGAAAAATACGCTACGGATACAGAATTCCGGAAAAAATTTATTGCCGCCAAGCGTAAAAATAAAATAGTCCTCTCGGACTTTATAAGAAGTACTTTGGATATTAAGGTTTCGCCTGATTCTATTTTTGATATTCACGCCAAGCGCATACATGAATATAAGCGGCAGTTACTGAATGTTCTGCATATTATTCATATGTATCTGGAAATGATTGATCATGGCCGGGAGCCTTTTTGTGCCAGAACATTTATTTTTGCCGGTAAGGCTGCTCCCGGATATTGGGAAGCCAAGCAGATAATTAAGCTTATCCACAGTGTCGGAGAGGTAATCAACAAAGATAAGCGGACTAAAGGGTTGATCAAGGTTGCTTTTACTCCTGATTATCGTGTCTCGCTTGCGGAAAAGATTATTCCGGCCTGTGACCTCAGTGAACAGATTTCAACCGCAGGTACCGAGGCTTCGGGAACCGGTAATATGAAGTTTGCCATGAATGGTGCTTTGACTATTGGAACTCTGGACGGAGCCAATGTTGAAATGCGTGAGGAAGTCGGGGCTGAGAATTTTTACCTCTTTGGATTGAGGCAGGAGGAAGTTGAAAATCTTTTGGTGACAGGTTCTTATCATCCACGCGGAATTTACGAAAAATCTCCTGAAGTACGACAGGTTTTGGATGCTTTGCGGTCAAATAGATTTTCTCCTAAAGATCCGGGAATGTTCAGTTGGATCGTAGATAAATTGCTGATGGATAATGAGCAGTATCTGCACCTTGCTGATTTTGTAGAGTACATTGAAACTCAGAAAATTGTGGATCGTGAATATGCCGACCCCGCTCTTTGGAATAAGAAGGCAATTCTGAACACCGCCCGTATGGGAAAATTCTCAACAGATAGAACGATGAGAGAATATGCCCGTGATATTTGGAATATTAAAGCTCTTAAGGATTTAGAGTAA
- a CDS encoding transposase — translation MRHTNVSHRRLDDRAAKLKRLVSSEEEAKKFLIANCFGERKPFCPRCRENKLYILNGSRYRCSSCKYTFQDFSGRWINNGGLSCTEWIRLIQLFAEDNTAHAISLDLGISYNAAYKAVSSLRFAILAQAIDAVQLLGPETGLHKHLNNKKLTGIPAKTGSEVIPVFGVLEKNGWVFIDLMQNINAESVFHFNHNFHLKLVRHGSIIHTDRYQKYNALILCGDDSLPLDYIRKYPGVTPEIEKSGGEFWTFARDRFKRYKGISPHRFPLYLKELEFRFNNRDKNIFDILVNYVCKIVPDVD, via the coding sequence ATGCGGCACACAAATGTCAGCCATCGGCGGTTAGATGATCGTGCAGCAAAGCTTAAAAGGCTGGTTTCTTCCGAGGAAGAAGCCAAAAAGTTTCTCATTGCAAACTGTTTCGGAGAAAGGAAACCCTTCTGCCCACGATGCAGAGAAAACAAATTATATATTCTAAACGGCAGCCGTTACCGCTGTTCTTCCTGCAAATATACATTTCAGGATTTCAGCGGCAGATGGATCAACAATGGAGGTTTATCCTGCACTGAATGGATACGCCTTATTCAACTTTTTGCTGAAGACAATACAGCTCATGCCATTTCGCTGGATTTAGGTATTTCTTACAATGCCGCTTACAAGGCTGTATCATCTCTGAGATTTGCAATTCTCGCGCAGGCAATTGATGCGGTTCAGCTCCTCGGACCTGAAACAGGATTGCATAAGCATTTGAATAATAAAAAACTTACCGGAATACCTGCTAAAACGGGATCCGAAGTAATTCCTGTATTCGGTGTGCTTGAGAAAAATGGATGGGTGTTTATTGACCTTATGCAAAATATCAACGCCGAATCTGTTTTTCACTTCAACCACAACTTTCATCTTAAACTGGTAAGACACGGAAGCATTATTCACACTGATCGCTATCAGAAATACAATGCGCTTATACTCTGCGGAGACGATTCACTCCCCCTTGACTATATCCGTAAATATCCGGGGGTAACCCCTGAAATTGAAAAGTCCGGCGGAGAATTTTGGACATTCGCCAGAGACAGATTCAAACGATACAAAGGAATCTCTCCTCACAGATTTCCGCTATATCTTAAGGAACTGGAATTCAGATTTAACAACCGTGATAAAAATATTTTCGATATTCTGGTCAACTATGTCTGTAAAATAGTCCCTGATGTAGATTAA
- a CDS encoding ABC transporter permease yields MDFIVNGFFQAFLLLFGGDPETYSAIFTTLSVSTISISASLIIGAPLGFMLGYHDFYGKKFLRTVVDSLLSFPTVVIGLLVYALLSHRGPLGDMELLFTIPGIAFGQALLGLPIVIAMMATAVENLDQRLKNTLLTLGAGRSHILRTTLWEARYSLVLAAAAAYGRIVSEIGISMMVGGNIKWHTRTITTAIALETGKGEFAMGIALGIVLMIVAFAVNFSMSGIKKRAGK; encoded by the coding sequence ATGGATTTTATTGTAAATGGTTTTTTTCAGGCATTTTTATTGCTTTTCGGCGGAGATCCTGAAACTTATTCTGCCATATTCACTACCCTTTCGGTTTCGACTATTTCGATTTCCGCAAGTCTGATAATCGGCGCCCCGCTGGGGTTCATGCTTGGTTATCATGATTTTTACGGAAAGAAATTCTTGCGAACTGTGGTGGATTCTCTGCTTTCTTTCCCAACCGTTGTTATTGGACTTCTGGTTTATGCGCTTCTTTCTCACAGAGGGCCGCTGGGAGATATGGAACTTCTTTTCACTATTCCCGGTATTGCCTTTGGTCAGGCGTTATTAGGGCTCCCTATTGTGATTGCAATGATGGCTACAGCCGTTGAGAATCTTGATCAGCGATTAAAAAACACATTGCTGACTCTTGGAGCCGGGCGCAGTCATATATTGCGCACAACTCTCTGGGAAGCTCGCTACAGCCTTGTACTTGCGGCAGCGGCGGCATATGGCCGAATCGTATCTGAGATAGGTATTTCCATGATGGTTGGTGGAAATATAAAATGGCACACAAGAACCATAACCACTGCAATTGCTCTGGAAACAGGTAAGGGTGAGTTTGCGATGGGGATTGCTCTAGGTATTGTTTTGATGATTGTTGCCTTTGCCGTGAATTTTTCCATGTCCGGTATTAAAAAGAGGGCGGGGAAATGA
- a CDS encoding formate dehydrogenase accessory protein FdhE gives MTFDYSKAQHQLDKKIKNLNKKDFLPDELVDLISNVAKIQLEAEQQAAPVMPDPASFAPAAENIQGRPLLARADFPYDHDQAVQLFTKFSDILLNLSGPIADATKFISDKIENKELDLEKVFSAYIKGDDSFFAKWGEDTPEAPRTLNFLIQSSVTPSIKVVARNIAEHLPEIEKAEEETPTSVDLEIEVSPPPARNHGHCPVCGSIPFIHVLRHKQGFRYADCSFCHTEYRVRRLACAYCDESDSKKIKFFTAEGEPGYRVEVCDSCNNYIKTIDFRELDKVSIPTLDDLESLPLDFLAVEEGYKRGTLSAWGF, from the coding sequence ATGACTTTTGATTACAGCAAGGCACAACATCAGTTAGATAAAAAAATTAAAAACCTGAATAAAAAAGATTTTCTTCCAGACGAACTTGTTGATCTTATATCAAATGTAGCAAAAATTCAGCTTGAAGCAGAACAACAAGCCGCACCAGTTATGCCAGACCCCGCGTCCTTTGCTCCTGCCGCCGAAAACATTCAAGGACGTCCTCTACTCGCCCGGGCAGATTTCCCGTATGATCACGATCAGGCAGTTCAGCTATTCACAAAATTTTCTGATATACTTTTAAATTTATCAGGTCCCATTGCTGATGCGACAAAGTTTATTTCTGATAAAATTGAAAACAAAGAACTTGATCTTGAAAAAGTTTTTTCCGCATATATTAAAGGAGATGACAGCTTCTTTGCAAAATGGGGAGAAGATACACCTGAAGCACCGCGTACTTTAAATTTTCTTATCCAGTCGTCAGTTACTCCCTCAATCAAAGTTGTTGCTAGAAATATTGCCGAACATCTGCCTGAAATTGAAAAAGCAGAAGAAGAAACACCAACCAGTGTTGATCTGGAAATTGAAGTCAGCCCTCCGCCAGCCCGTAATCATGGACATTGCCCCGTGTGCGGCAGCATTCCTTTCATTCATGTACTGCGTCACAAGCAGGGATTCCGTTACGCAGACTGTTCCTTCTGTCACACCGAATATCGCGTGCGCAGACTGGCGTGTGCTTACTGTGATGAAAGCGACTCTAAAAAAATTAAATTTTTCACAGCGGAAGGAGAACCCGGTTACCGTGTTGAGGTTTGCGACAGTTGCAATAATTACATCAAAACTATTGATTTCAGAGAACTGGATAAAGTTTCCATCCCGACACTTGATGACTTGGAATCTTTACCGCTTGATTTTTTAGCAGTCGAAGAGGGTTACAAACGCGGAACATTATCAGCATGGGGGTTCTAA